A window of Mucilaginibacter paludis DSM 18603 contains these coding sequences:
- a CDS encoding purine-nucleoside phosphorylase: MLDNIQKTAAYIKNRIGDFVPEIGIILGTGLGGLVKEIEIEKQMMYSNIPDFPISTLEFHSGKLIFGRLAGKNVVAMQGRLHYYEGYSMQQITFPVRVMKMLGIQTLFVSNASGSLNPDFKKGELMVIEDHINLQLDNPLIGNNDSDLGPRFPDMSEPYKKDLIEKGLKIAADNNIACHKGVYVSVSGPNLETRAEYRFLRIIGGDAVGMSTVPEVIVANHMGLPVFAISVLTDEGFPETLKPVSVEEILAVATEAEPKLTLILKELIATL, from the coding sequence ATGTTAGATAACATACAGAAAACAGCTGCCTATATTAAAAACCGGATAGGCGATTTTGTGCCCGAAATAGGCATTATATTAGGCACCGGCCTCGGCGGGCTGGTTAAGGAAATTGAAATAGAGAAACAGATGATGTACTCCAACATTCCTGATTTTCCTATCTCAACATTGGAGTTCCACTCGGGTAAGCTCATCTTTGGCCGTTTAGCCGGTAAAAATGTAGTAGCCATGCAAGGCCGGCTGCACTATTATGAAGGATATAGCATGCAGCAGATCACCTTCCCGGTAAGGGTAATGAAAATGCTGGGCATCCAAACGCTGTTTGTATCAAATGCCAGCGGCTCGCTCAACCCCGATTTTAAAAAGGGCGAACTGATGGTGATTGAAGATCATATCAATTTGCAGCTGGATAACCCTTTAATTGGCAATAACGACAGCGACCTGGGCCCGCGTTTCCCGGATATGAGCGAGCCGTACAAAAAGGACCTGATTGAAAAGGGATTAAAAATTGCTGCCGATAACAATATTGCCTGCCATAAAGGTGTTTATGTATCAGTTAGCGGCCCTAACCTGGAAACAAGAGCCGAATACCGTTTTCTGCGTATTATAGGCGGCGACGCGGTAGGCATGAGTACCGTGCCCGAGGTTATTGTGGCCAACCACATGGGCCTGCCCGTATTTGCTATTTCTGTATTAACTGACGAGGGTTTTCCTGAAACATTAAAACCGGTATCGGTTGAAGAAATACTGGCTGTGGCAACCGAAGCCGAGCCTAAGCTTACCCTGATACTGAAAGAATTGATTGCTACACTTTGA
- a CDS encoding putative porin, which translates to MITKKLKYVLLLLICSSARMAFGQINQSGNSTTTGQSVNHMRDTVPTTKKLTDDELLDTLRKREEKKRDTVIFNSKFIKVTNERLLNDSTQVFPLDTGLANFENYSPLYQPHSPKIGLGNLGLAERNLLFEPSRTIGFDVGLHYLDAYLLHPEDIQYYRARTPFTSLYLVSGGQVEQLFKLVHTQNIKPNWNVGLNYNKIGSDGLYARQKPDHLNAAFFSWYESPNKRYNVLGNLFFNNLKAPENGAITSDTVFTGTATLSKTGIPVRLNNSRDNIRDNGFYLKQFYYLGRVDTLSNATETSKILPTQRIAYTFFYNVQKYKFFQDDVDTYKVFPDYYYDKSVSRDSLAVLHLQNEFSYSFYLRGKSVSFVKNEAKLDLGIKHDYYSYSQYVRDTLNSITSAQNGLPQIDKKQAKSFQDITLKAKVGYRFSDKMGLDADFQQIVQGRDFGDYLYDAKLNLSAGDKIGKVILGAYTQNSSPPLVYTNWDSNHFRWTNSFKNVKTTGLSFNYINNKLQFNVKAEYFLIDNYLYFEAQPNGIDAHPVQAAASINLIKISVGKNITLGRWHFDNFAVYQKTDNPATLRTPELYTYTSLYYGKLFFNVLNTNIGINVRYNTPYEVPSYAVGLGQFYNGSAVKYSSYPVSTVFIKATLKRTNLFLQYDYANQGLFTNGYYTVNRYPMPDAILKFGVLWHFYD; encoded by the coding sequence TTGATAACGAAAAAGCTTAAATATGTATTGCTGCTGTTGATCTGTTCATCGGCACGGATGGCTTTTGGGCAAATTAACCAGTCCGGTAATTCTACCACAACAGGCCAGTCGGTTAACCACATGCGCGATACGGTGCCCACAACCAAAAAGTTAACCGACGACGAATTGCTGGATACCCTGCGCAAGCGGGAGGAGAAAAAGAGGGACACGGTTATTTTTAACTCCAAATTTATAAAAGTTACCAACGAGCGTTTGTTAAACGATAGCACACAGGTTTTTCCGTTAGATACCGGTTTGGCTAACTTTGAGAATTATAGTCCGCTTTACCAGCCGCACAGCCCTAAAATTGGTTTGGGTAACCTGGGGCTTGCCGAGCGCAATTTGCTTTTTGAGCCCAGCCGAACTATTGGTTTTGATGTGGGTTTGCACTACCTGGATGCCTACCTGCTCCACCCCGAAGATATTCAATACTACCGCGCGCGTACCCCCTTTACCAGTTTGTATTTGGTAAGCGGCGGGCAGGTTGAGCAATTGTTTAAACTGGTACACACCCAAAATATTAAACCCAACTGGAATGTGGGTTTAAACTATAATAAAATAGGATCTGACGGGTTATATGCCCGGCAAAAGCCAGACCACTTGAACGCGGCTTTTTTTAGTTGGTACGAATCGCCCAATAAGCGCTATAACGTTTTGGGAAACTTGTTTTTTAATAATTTAAAGGCACCCGAGAATGGGGCCATAACCAGCGATACCGTGTTTACCGGTACGGCAACCTTATCTAAAACCGGCATACCCGTGAGGCTGAACAATAGCCGCGATAACATTCGCGATAATGGCTTTTACCTCAAACAGTTTTATTACCTGGGCCGTGTTGATACGCTGAGTAACGCCACAGAAACATCGAAAATATTACCTACCCAACGGATTGCTTATACCTTTTTTTATAACGTACAAAAGTATAAGTTCTTTCAGGATGATGTAGATACCTATAAGGTTTTCCCTGATTATTACTATGACAAAAGTGTATCTCGCGATTCGTTAGCGGTGTTGCATTTGCAAAACGAATTTTCGTACAGCTTTTATTTGCGCGGTAAGTCGGTTAGTTTTGTTAAAAACGAAGCCAAGCTCGATTTGGGTATCAAGCACGACTACTACAGCTATTCGCAATATGTACGGGATACTTTAAATTCAATAACTTCGGCGCAGAACGGCCTGCCGCAGATTGATAAGAAGCAGGCTAAGTCTTTTCAGGATATTACGTTAAAAGCCAAGGTTGGCTACCGCTTTAGCGACAAGATGGGCCTTGATGCCGATTTTCAACAAATAGTTCAGGGGCGCGATTTCGGGGATTACCTGTACGACGCCAAGTTGAATTTATCCGCAGGTGATAAAATAGGGAAGGTGATATTAGGTGCCTATACCCAAAACAGTTCGCCCCCACTCGTTTATACCAATTGGGATAGTAACCACTTCCGGTGGACCAATAGTTTTAAAAATGTAAAAACTACGGGACTATCCTTCAACTACATTAATAACAAATTGCAGTTTAACGTAAAGGCGGAGTACTTTTTAATTGATAACTATTTGTACTTTGAGGCTCAGCCCAATGGCATTGATGCACACCCTGTACAGGCAGCTGCCTCCATCAATTTAATTAAGATAAGCGTAGGTAAAAATATTACGCTGGGCAGGTGGCATTTTGATAACTTTGCCGTTTACCAAAAAACGGATAACCCGGCTACCTTGCGTACCCCCGAGCTTTATACCTATACCAGCCTGTACTATGGCAAGTTGTTTTTTAATGTGCTGAATACCAATATCGGGATCAATGTGCGTTATAATACGCCATACGAAGTACCATCCTACGCGGTGGGGTTAGGTCAGTTTTATAATGGCTCGGCAGTTAAGTATTCATCATATCCAGTTTCCACCGTATTTATTAAGGCTACTTTAAAGCGCACCAATTTATTTTTACAGTATGATTATGCCAACCAGGGTTTATTTACCAATGGTTATTATACCGTGAACCGCTACCCTATGCCCGATGCTATTTTGAAGTTTGGCGTGCTGTGGCATTTTTACGATTAA
- a CDS encoding M949_RS01915 family surface polysaccharide biosynthesis protein produces the protein MRLFSLLAITLTGQIAFAQLKMSKIPVAAIPLPIHYNAKIKDAFKYTDAEGEHIAFITETGVVQLKAATDEDEFKGGDLYAYSYKMNNGQPVLSWQVHDFVKDCQFDVVANYLPDTFTVTDLNNDGKAEVWLMYRTTCRSDVSPASMKIIMYQSGKKYAMRGTVKTLVSTKPLHYDGGKYTFDESFKTSDAVFRKYAEDLWKKNLLEKWN, from the coding sequence TGCTCAATTAAAAATGAGCAAAATACCCGTGGCTGCAATACCACTACCTATTCATTATAATGCAAAAATTAAAGATGCCTTTAAATATACCGATGCTGAGGGAGAGCATATAGCGTTCATAACCGAAACCGGTGTGGTACAGTTAAAAGCAGCCACCGATGAAGATGAATTTAAAGGTGGTGATTTATATGCTTATAGCTATAAAATGAATAACGGTCAACCGGTATTATCGTGGCAGGTACATGATTTTGTTAAAGATTGCCAGTTTGATGTGGTAGCAAATTACTTGCCTGATACCTTTACTGTTACCGATTTAAACAACGACGGCAAAGCCGAAGTATGGTTGATGTATCGTACTACCTGCCGAAGCGATGTAAGTCCGGCCAGCATGAAAATCATCATGTATCAAAGTGGCAAAAAATATGCAATGCGTGGTACCGTCAAAACCTTGGTTAGCACTAAGCCTCTACATTATGATGGTGGTAAATATACGTTTGATGAGTCGTTTAAAACAAGCGATGCGGTATTTCGGAAATATGCCGAAGACCTCTGGAAAAAGAATTTGCTGGAAAAATGGAACTGA